The sequence CGCCACTTAGCGCTACGACACGAGACCACCTCTGTGGgactcatacaaaaaaaatctgacaggAGTATTTTTCCGTGTTCGAAAAAAATACCGGCAGAACAGGCTGACAAATTTGATgtgaataatacaatacatatgCAAATTATCATAAAAATAGGACTAATTTTGAGTCAACCTTTtaagcaaatacagtaaacctcggatatatcggactcggatatatcggaaattcgctcacaactgacagataaaaaagaaccaatttttctgtaatgcatttccaataaaaattcattgcatatatcggattttttataactgatttcgccaattttggacaaaatctccagtcccgttccaatgcatttccattaaatttccctcgcaaaTTAGTAAGCTAATAAAGCTGAGAGACTTTTGGAACTGCTGTTAAGGAGACTAATCCTCCATACAAAATGATCACCATCACCGCTCAGAACCCGTCCAAGACTGTTGTCATGGGAACGGCTGTGTTGTCGACTCAATTAACCTGAACCAGTCCCCTTCATCACTTTGAATGGGGAGAatgaatggggagaacatgtaaactccacacagagatagccgagagtggaattgaactcgggtcaccgaactgtgaggcctgcgtgctaaccactcgtcagccATGCAgcacataaaagcaaaaaaaaaaaaatttaaaataccacttccacatggaatgagaggagattttttttttcgttttttttttttttttttacaccctgaactggtggccacccaatcacagggcacatatagatttatagatatacatttatttttatttttttaaggagACTAATCCTCCAGACAAAATGATCACCATCACCACTCAGAACCCGTCCAAGACTGTCGTCATGGGAACGGcaatatccccccccccccactccctgtGCTGTTGTCGACTGAATTAACCTGAATCATTCCCCTTTATCACTTTAGTAATTTGGCAAGTGGTTGCCAGTCTTAGATATTAGAATGCTCAATCAACTCTATGAATGGCATGTGTAGTAAACATAGTCgcaaatacatatatagtacactGTCTTAAAGTTTATTTCCATTTCAAAGTATACCAAATACTGCTTTTTGGTAAGAACTTCGCTGCTTTAACCCAAGACCACTGCCTACTGTTTTTTCTGAGAATAAGAATGACACTTACTTAGGCTGTTGATGGCCACTCTggtttgtatgttctcataATGGAGGCCCAGGCTCATCTCATCTGTATGATCCGAAGCGGGATGTCGGATCACATGTGCCAAAGCCCTGCAAAGACAAGTGTCATTTCTGTGACTTCAATTTGACTCTATaaagtctgcgtgctaaccactcggccgccatgcagcctgagaagaagcacataaaagcaaaaaaataaataaataaaacaataaaaaaataaaaaaaatcattaaaaataccacttccacatggaatgagaggagaatttttttttcgtgttttttttttttttttacaccctggactggtggccagccaatcacagggcacatatagacaaacaaccattcacactcacattcatacctatggacaatttggagtcgctaattaacctagcatgtttttggaatgtgggaggaaaccggagtacccggagaaaacccacgcatgcacggggagaacatgcaaactccacacagaaatggcagagagtggaattgaactcgggtctctgaaatgtgaggcctgcgtgctaaccactcggccgccatgcagcccaagaagaagcacataaaaacaaaaaaaataaaatcattaaaaataccacttccacatggaatgagaggagaattttttttcgtttttttttattttttacaccctggactggtggcccgccaatcacagggcacatatagacaaacaaccattcacactcacattcatacctatggacaatttggagttgctaattaacctagcttgtttttggaatgtgggaggaaaccggagtacccgcagaaaacccacgcatgcacggggagaacatgcaaactccacacagagatggccgagggtggaattgaaccctggtctcctagctgtgagggtaaccactcgcccgccgtgccgctgaagggcttttttaatgttataaaaGTTACAAAAAACACAGTATTACCCTTCctactgtatattattgtacATATGACATGAAGCAGTAATTGTAAACAAAGTCACGTGACAAGGCATCCACGTGCCTACCTGGACATGTTGTCTCTGTTCGGACGCTGCGTCTTCTCCAGCCCCAGTTTGGTGAAGATGCCAATCAGAGCCATGATGGCCACCAGCCCGCAAATGACGTACACGATGAGATTGGTCTTGTCCTTAGCCGAGTCCGTCGCCACGTCCACTTTAGAAGGCGGCCTGCCCGTCATCATCCACGGCGGCGTGTCGTAGTTCTTACAAGTGGTCTGGTCCAGGCGCGAGCTTCTGAACGCGCAGCAGAAACGGAACCCACAGGTGCCGCAGCAGTACAGGTAGTTGCCAGTCCGGCACACGAACGGCGGGTCCCACTGGCCCATGACGTCGTAGTAACCGCGGCACTTGTCCTCTGTGTGCGGGGTTTCAGTTACGCCGATCGTCGTGGCTTCCGCCGAGTCATTGTATCCGGTCAGGAGCAGCAGATCCTCCGGTGGTTCGCCTTCCGCTGTGACTTTGATGAAGAAGTAAGCGAGCAGCAGCTCAGTGCCGCGCATTTTAgctcactttgttttttgtttttttttatttaccaccACGCGTGGACTAGCTTACATCTTCCCTGGAGACGACCGCATCGCCGCGCGTAAAAGTGCGCACAACTTCCCTTGCAACCAACCACCGGTGCGCACTCGTACTTGCTCTCAATGTAAATCAGTTCCGGCTGCCAACTTGCAGCCCAACCCCGGTGATGCTGGAGGTTGTCAGCCTCCTCCAGGCTGCTTCTCTCCAGCAGCGAGAGGCGGCAAATAATGGAAAGTTGGGTGAGGGAGGATGGAGAGGAGGGGAGAACcaatgggatggggggggggttaaaactgtctgtttgtgtgtatgtgttcgtgtgtgtatgtgtacttgCATCAGCTACAAAgacaactatatatatatacaacaatacaacaatacaagAAATGCATGACTATTTGTGACTATTTAAaggcggccatttttttttggtacagcTCTTATTGAACGCCACGGAAAAACCTGAATACCGGAACAGtgaaaagtttggagacactctCCGTCGCTATTAAATGGGAAGGTGTGACccggataatggatggatgttactaCTACAGACATTTTGTTGATGAAAATTATTACCAATTATATGTTTTGGTTTgcatacactgtcttggttatcatacagccTAACAAACTAGTTTGTTTACTTGCGTATCATCtttattatatgtgtgtgtgtgatttatttgttcacagaacacacacagaaaacgaTGAACACTCAGTTTCTGTCTCCTTTTTTCCTCTAATAATCCCTGTGTTAAATGAGGCATTCATGTGCAGTGTGTATTTCtgaatgttttgtgtgtgtttttttcttacag comes from Doryrhamphus excisus isolate RoL2022-K1 chromosome 15, RoL_Dexc_1.0, whole genome shotgun sequence and encodes:
- the shisa9b gene encoding protein shisa-9B isoform X1: MRGTELLLAYFFIKVTAEGEPPEDLLLLTGYNDSAEATTIGVTETPHTEDKCRGYYDVMGQWDPPFVCRTGNYLYCCGTCGFRFCCAFRSSRLDQTTCKNYDTPPWMMTGRPPSKVDVATDSAKDKTNLIVYVICGLVAIMALIGIFTKLGLEKTQRPNRDNMSRALAHVIRHPASDHTDEMSLGLHYENIQTRVAINSLNSPQMNNTTPASPLITEPYAVLEQISSPYEPQTSIKDLNKYATLKAVAEKANDSFYTNRRQVMEMAAKGSLPMEPMDTEPEPCNPYSPLRQMSTKQSGRKHPKNPKSHSSQSLSYTCAALASPAAMLRPWDSNDALGLRHGYGPKKLCVVEKELHNSRYLPPQPYFVTNSKTEVTV
- the shisa9b gene encoding protein shisa-9B isoform X2, which codes for MRGTELLLAYFFIKVTAEGEPPEDLLLLTGYNDSAEATTIGVTETPHTEDKCRGYYDVMGQWDPPFVCRTGNYLYCCGTCGFRFCCAFRSSRLDQTTCKNYDTPPWMMTGRPPSKVDVATDSAKDKTNLIVYVICGLVAIMALIGIFTKLGLEKTQRPNRDNMSRALAHVIRHPASDHTDEMSLGLHYENIQTRVAINSLNSPQMNNTTPASPLITEPYAVLEQISSPYEPQTSIKDLNKYATLKAVEKANDSFYTNRRQVMEMAAKGSLPMEPMDTEPEPCNPYSPLRQMSTKQSGRKHPKNPKSHSSQSLSYTCAALASPAAMLRPWDSNDALGLRHGYGPKKLCVVEKELHNSRYLPPQPYFVTNSKTEVTV